Proteins encoded in a region of the Deinococcus sp. YIM 134068 genome:
- a CDS encoding ABC transporter permease — protein MLERVGQYVLVLIAAVSLNFFLPRAMPGSPLQFLAGEDVALLPAEDRQALLARTGLDQPLMVQYGKYVGSLARGDLGYSYQANKPVLTMLLERLPWTLLLTGSALLLSTVFGVIVGALAAWRRNGWLDHATLTSSILLDSVPSFWLGMMLVAFFAVQWPLFPVFGARTPWSSLTGWANVMDIARHLVLPVVTLTLVSLSGTFLVMRYAMLSVLGEDYIRTARAKGVSERQVLYKHALRNASMPVFTVFMLNLGTLVGGAVVIETVFAFPGLGRMLFEAASNRDYPLLQGAFLMVTLSILAGNILADLVYPLLDPRVRVQRG, from the coding sequence CTCGCGGGCGAGGACGTGGCCCTGTTGCCCGCCGAAGACCGCCAGGCGTTGCTCGCCCGCACGGGCCTCGATCAGCCGCTGATGGTGCAGTACGGGAAGTACGTGGGGTCGCTCGCGCGCGGGGACCTGGGCTACTCGTATCAGGCGAACAAGCCCGTCTTGACCATGCTGCTGGAACGGCTGCCGTGGACCCTGCTGCTTACCGGCTCGGCGCTCCTGCTCTCGACCGTCTTCGGCGTGATCGTCGGGGCGCTGGCCGCCTGGCGCCGCAACGGCTGGCTGGACCACGCCACCCTCACGTCCTCGATCTTGCTCGACTCCGTGCCCTCCTTTTGGCTGGGCATGATGCTCGTCGCTTTTTTTGCCGTGCAGTGGCCGCTGTTCCCGGTCTTCGGCGCGCGGACGCCCTGGTCGAGTCTGACGGGTTGGGCCAATGTCATGGACATCGCCCGGCACCTGGTGTTGCCAGTCGTGACCCTCACGCTGGTGAGCTTGTCCGGGACGTTCCTGGTGATGCGGTACGCGATGCTGTCGGTGCTGGGCGAGGATTACATCCGCACGGCCCGTGCCAAAGGCGTCAGCGAACGCCAGGTGCTGTACAAGCACGCACTTCGGAACGCGTCCATGCCGGTGTTCACGGTGTTCATGTTGAATCTCGGGACCCTGGTGGGGGGGGCCGTCGTGATTGAGACGGTCTTCGCCTTCCCTGGTCTCGGACGGATGCTGTTCGAGGCGGCCAGCAACCGCGATTACCCGCTGTTACAGGGAGCTTTCCTGATGGTCACCCTCTCCATTCTTGCGGGGAACATTCTGGCTGACCTGGTCTACCCGCTGCTCGATCCCCGTGTCCGGGTGCAACGTGGCTAG